In one window of Sciurus carolinensis chromosome X, mSciCar1.2, whole genome shotgun sequence DNA:
- the LOC124971412 gene encoding E3 ubiquitin-protein ligase RLIM-like: MESSYSEDEEDRSSVQRRSQMDRLAREEAFYRFVSNLSEEDYKLMRDNNLLATVGESTEEELMRRLQQIKEHPPQELGEGNSSESMSSDDSILQWLTTFRQTENMTEWEQGDNHSWTSASSSNSSSSDFGCSGEMNFNPLNGNPNRQNGHLTFARLLEGQYIENRQRQVEYPPSESTDTSSSISEENATEAFMEVPPTRGQRRSRSRSPETRRTRPRIERSSPPNRQHEMLMRFHYCTSPETFEYIQINEPGIFTRVQQIRALRGQITRPELQSWDLHSASATRNAFQEEYSSDTASDNESEEFKQTNPTTLENGEREVENPPSESIVRRSSISDGSVTEAIMEVPPTRGQRRSRSRSPETRRTRPRIESSSPPNRQHEMLMRFHYRTSSGTFQCIQVNEPEVFARIQQNEALREQITRPELQSQDLLSASATRNAYQEEYSPDTANDNESEEFKQRNPTTLENREREVENPPSESVVTRSPISDGSATEVFLEVPPSRGQRRSRSRSPETRRTRPRIESSSPPNRQHEMLMRFHYYTSPETFEYILINEPGIFARIQPSGAVREQITRPELQSQDLLSASATRNALQEEYSSDTESMRSSVNTIIIPAPIANETTLWHMTEFDESSELMDSESQLESSSSPLNQHMEKEESQNGRDDSSSSIISSSNSNPSCDSRSNSPAISGSSSSYVSSSSPLPTSNSSSSNENSEIISVMFDGFNEINTSSSSPSQPRQESQYTTPATSDESDSWPFLAHFFILNEAHNQPTGLTKQQIDNFAVRNFGKDGALKACSICLTEFKESNKIRILPCSHEYHIHCIDRWLSENSTCPVCRRELTDSDGRKNSS; this comes from the exons GTGAAGGAAACTCTTCAGAGAGTATGTCTAGTGATGATTCTATACTACAGTGGCTTACCACTTTTAGACAAACTGAAAATATGACAGAATGGGAGCAAGGAGATAATCACTCTTGGACATCAGCAAGTTCAAGTAATTCAAGCAGTAGTGATTTTGGATGCAGTGGAGAAATGAACTTTAACCCTCTTAATGGAAACCCAAATCGACAGAATGGACATTTAACCTTTGCAAGACTTCTTGAAGGACAATACATAGAAAACAGGCAGAGACAAGTGGAATATCCACCATCAGAGTCAACAGATACAAGTTCATCTATATCCGAAGAAAACGCAACTGAAGCATTCATGGAGGTTCCACCTACCAGAGGTCAGAGAAGATCAAGAAGCAGAAGCCCAGAAACTCGAAGAACCAGACCAAGAATTGAACGTAGTTCACCCCCAAATAGGCAGCATGAAATGTTAATGAGATTTCATTACTGTACATCACCTGAGACTTTTGAGTATATTCAGATAAATGAGCCAGGGATATTTACTAGAGTTCAGCAAATTAGGGCATTGAGAGGGCAAATAACCAGACCTGAATTACAAAGTTGGGATCTTCATTCAGCTTCTGCAACAAGGAATGCCTTTCAAGAAGAATATTCTTCAGACACAGCCAGTGACAATGAATCTGAGGaattcaaacaaacaaatccaACCACACTTGAAAACGGAGAGAGAGAAGTGGAAAATCCACCATCAGAGTCAATAGTTAGGAGGTCCTCTATATCAGATGGAAGTGTGACTGAAGCAATCATGGAGGTCCCACCTACCAGAGGTCAGAGAAGATCAAGAAGCAGAAGCCCAGAAACTCGAAGAACCAGACCAAGAATTGAAAGTAGTTCACCCCCAAATAGACAACATGAAATGTTGATGAGATTTCATTACCGTACATCATCTGGGACTTTTCAGTGTATTCAGGTAAATGAGCCAGAGGTATTTGCTAGAATTCAGCAGAATGAGGCATTGAGAGAGCAAATAACCAGACCTGAATTGCAAAGTCAGGATCTTCTTTCAGCTTCTGCAACAAGGAATGCCTATCAAGAAGAATATTCTCCAGACACAGCCAATGACAATGAATCTGAGGAATTCAAACAAAGAAATCCAACCACACtcgaaaacagagagagagaagtagaaaATCCACCATCGGAGTCGGTAGTTACAAGGTCCCCTATATCAGATGGAAGTGCGACTGAAGTATTTTTGGAGGTCCCACCTAGCAGAGGTCAGAGAAGATCAAGAAGCAGAAGCCCAGAAACTCGAAGAACCAGACCAAGAATTGAAAGTAGTTCACCCCCAAATAGACAGCATGAAATGTTGATGAGATTTCATTACTATACATCACCTGAGACTTTTGAGTATATTCTGATAAATGAACCAGGGATATTTGCTAGAATTCAGCCGAGTGGAGCAGTGAGAGAGCAAATAACCAGACCTGAATTGCAAAGTCAGGATCTTCTTTCAGCTTCTGCAACAAGGAATGCCCTTCAAGAAGAATATTCTTCAGACACA GAAAGTATGAGATCTTCTGTTAATACCATCATAATACCTGCACCTATTGCAAATGAGACAACATTATGGCATATGACAGAATTTGATGAATCAAGTGAACTTATGGACAGTGAGAGTCAATTAGAGTCTAGCAGCTCACCCCTAAATCAACACATGGAAAAGGAAGAGTCACAGAACGGAAGAGATGATTCTTCTAGCAGTATTATTTCTAGTTCTAATTCAAATCCTAGCTGTGATTCTCGTTCAAATTCCCCGGCAATTTCCGGTTCAAGCAGCAGCTACGTGTCTAGTTCCAGTCCCCTTCCTACATCCAATTCCAGCTCCAGtaatgaaaattcagaaattatcTCAGTGATGTTTGATGGctttaatgaaataaatacatcATCAAGCTCACCGTCACAGCCCAGGCAAGAAAGTCAATATACGACACCAGCAACATCTGATGAGAGTGACTCTTGGCCCTTCCTAGCTCACTTTTTTATCTTAAATGAAGCTCATAACCAGCCTACAGGACTTACCAAACAACAGATTGACAACTTTGCAGTAAGAAACTTTGGAAAGGATGGTGCATTAAAAGCCTGTAGTATTTGCCTTACAGAATTTAAAGAAAGCAACAAGATCCGCATACTACCTTGCTCCCATGAATATCATATCCACTGCATCGATCGCTGGCTGTCTGAGAACTCTACCTGTCCTGTTTGTCGCAGAGAACTAACGGATTCTGATGGCAGAAAAAATTCTAGTTGA